Proteins from a single region of Pyrus communis chromosome 6, drPyrComm1.1, whole genome shotgun sequence:
- the LOC137737073 gene encoding lipid phosphate phosphatase 2-like, which yields MPEVQLGCHTVRSHGVKVVRIHMHDWLILLVLAGIDLGLNLIEPFHRFVGEDMMTDLSYPLKDNTVPFWAVPIIAVLLPLVVILLYYFIRKDVYDLHHASLGLLFSVFITAVLTDAIKDGVGRPRPDFFWRCFPDGKGVFDQTTKDVICTGIKSVIKEGHKSFPSGHTSWSFAGLGFLAWYLSGKVRVFDRRGHVAKLCIVILPLLTAALVAVSRVDDYWHHWQDVFAGGLIGITIASFCYLQFFPPPYETDGWGPHAYFQMLAESQNRDESLTNNANSLCVQPTELTSVYIEPQNGVELSRGNSGDRNAMLNGRENGRRQQSVGCL from the exons ATGCCAGAAGTTCAGTTGGGTTGCCACACTGTAAGGTCCCATGGAGTTAAGGTGGTAAGGATTCATATGCATGATTGGCTGATTCTGTTGGTTCTCGCCGGGATTGATCTCGGTTTGAACTTGATAGAACCGTTTCACCGCTTTGTTGGGGAGGACATGATGACAGACCTGAGTTACCCTTTGAAAGACAATACAGTTCCCTTCTGGGCTGTTCCG ATAATTGCGGTATTGTTGCCGCTTGTTGTCATTCTTCTGTACTACTTCATCCGAAAGGATGTCTATGATCTGCACCATGCCAGTTTGG GCCTTCTATTCTCTGTCTTCATAACCGCTGTTTTAACTGATGCGATCAAAGATGGTGTTGGTCGACCTCGTCCAGACTTCTTTTGGCGTTGTTTCCCTGATGGAAAAGGG GTATTTGATCAGACCACAAAGGATGTCATATGTACTGGAATCAAGAGTGTCATTAAGGAAGGGCATAAAAGCTTCCCAAGCGGGCATACTTCAT GGTCCTTTGCAGGTCTTGGTTTCCTTGCATGGTACTTATCGGGGAAAGTTAGGGTGTTTGATCGTAGGGGACATGTTGCAAAGCTCTGTATTGTCATTTTACCACTACTTACTGCAGCGCTGGTGGCAGTTTCTCGAGTTGATGACTATTGGCATCATTGGCAAGATGTTTTTGCTGGCGGGCTTATAG GAATCACCATTGCTTCATTTTGTTACCTGCAATTCTTTCCACCTCCATATGAAACAGATG GTTGGGGACCGCACGCATACTTTCAGATGCTGGCAGAGTCTCAAAATCGCGACGAGTCCTTGACTAACAACGCCAACAGTCTTTGTGTGCAGCCAACAGAGCTTACGAGTGTATACATCGAACCTCAGAACGGTGTTGAATTGTCAAGAGGCAATAGCGGAGACAGAAACGCCATGCTAAATGGAAGGGAAAACGGGAGAAGACAGCAGAGTGTCGGGTGTTTGTAG